TACAGCATGATTTGAAGGAAGAATGATAGCTAAACCTCCACCACTTATATCATAGGTAATTGTCGTAAAGGGTTGGTCGATTTGATTAGCATGATGAATAGATACATCAAGGGTAGTCAATACACGGACATACTCTCTTCTTTGAATTCTCTTTAGATCATCTTTTGGAAAATGTAGTAGCAACATAGGGAGATTCGCTGTTTTTTTTCCTTTTATTTCTGTGTCAAATTGATAAATAGATTGATCATTACCAATAAAATTCGCTTGAAAAATAGTTCCCTTTGGAAAGATACTAGTTCTACCACTCTGTTCATTAATTGGATAATCTATATAAATTGTAGATCCTTTCATCTCTACAACCTTGCAACGATACCGATGCGTTTCTCCATCCTCATTTTCAGCTTCTAATGTAAGCGTTGTTCCAATTTTTATCAAAATGTTTCCTTCTCTCTAGGTAATTCTACACACGTCTATATGTATTATCGCAAAGAACATATAGAATACGCAAGTAAACTTTTTAGAGATTTCAAGAAAAATAAAAAAGGAAAGGAGTTTTTCCCTTCCTAATCAACATTCCATTTTGCTTCGGCTGTTTTTAACCTTTCTACATGAATTTCCGCACCGGACATCGCATTAATAAATATGCGAAATGTTTCATTATCCTTCGTCCCTAGAAATGCATATGCTAAAACCTCTTCCATACCACTATCATCGACAATAGCTAAATGCTGATCTTGAATAGCTACAGAAGGATTTACCTTCTCTTTTGCTTCATCTATTGATAATGTTGGTTCTTCAATTTTTCTTTCAACATGGTTTCTATAAAAGTCCGTTCCAATAAAACCTAATACTTCACCATTATCCAATGCAACTTTCATTTGAATTTTATCTGGATAAATACGCACATCATCTTGTTGGTATAAGAATTGAAAAACACCAACATGATCATATTGGCTACTTTGGAACATTTCCATGTTTTCAAAGCCATTTTTTTCAAGAAATTTTTCCGCTTCTAACTGTGCGTCATTTAAACTTAACTTTTGATCTTTAATTTCGCGATTCAACATAAAGGATAACGGGTGACCGCCTTTTGTTGAAATATCAATATATCCATGCTCATCATCTTTTTCAAAGGAAGCACTGTACATTGGAATCGTTGCACCATCTCCACTTTTGGCAACAGTTAAATCAATATCCTGATCTAAATCAAATAATTCACGAATTCGATCTTCAACTTTTGTTTCTGAGATATTTTTACCATTAATAAACTTAAATTCATGTGTTTCATTAGATATTCCTGTTAAACTTGCGGATAGATCACTTTCAGAATAGCCTCCTAATGTCTCTTCAACAGTCTCAAAACCATCTATAATCGTATTATCCATCGGTTCATCTTCAGATGCTAAAGCTAATTGAACATCCATCCAACGTAAATTTTCCTCTAGAACAGCGTGCTGTACTTTTCGTAATTCATTTTTTATATCACCTGCAGTTTGATACAACTCGTTTAATGTATTTATTTCATCATCGGTTAAAGGTTCTTGTTCAAGGTTACGAACAGATGCACGGTAACTAAAATCACCGATGTCAGATAAAAATTCTTCTGTTTTATTAAAAGGCATTAATACTAGTGGTAATTGGCCTACGTCGCTTTGTGCCTCTGATGTTATTCTCCAAATTTCAATCAATTGTGGCGATATTCTTTCTTTTGAATTCATGGCTAAGGTAGTACCTATCTTGTCATGTAATAAATCCATTTCATAACTTAAATCGTGAAAGGCCCGCTGATAATTATTCTCTGCTTGTACTAAAATTTCATTTTTCTCTTGATGTTCTTGATAACCCCATGCACCGGTTGCAAATACAACAATCGTAAGTAGACCGATTGCAATCCATTTAAACATAATAGTCATACTCCTTTCTTACATACAAAAAACATGTTTACCTATTTTTTTGATTTGAGGTCTTGACCAAATCCAACTAGATGTAGCAGTATCTGGATTAAAATAATAAATGGCTTCTCCAGTTGGATCCCACCCGTTAATCGCATCAACAACAGCATCCTTAGCTCGATCATTTGGCGTTAACCAAATCTGTCCATCTGCTACAGCAGTGAATGCTCTCGGTTCAAAAATCACTCCAGAAACTGTATTTGGAAAAGTGGCGCTGTTCACCCTATTTAATATGACTGCGGCTACAGCAACTTGTCCTTCATACGACTCTCCTCTTGCTTCTCCATAAACAGCATTTGCCATTAATTGAATATCATTTTGTGAAAATCCATTAGGAACATTTACCGCAGTTGGTTCAAGTGAGGTATCTGGGCTTTCTTCTGCCTCTTCTGCTTGTGGTTGTGGTTGTTCTTTAGTTGGTGCTTGTGGTTGTTCTTCTGCCTTTGGTTCTTCTGTTTTTTCTTGTTTAGGTGCAGGTTGTGCTTCTTGGGCATTATTTTTCTTTTTTACTTGATCCGCATTGGACATACCACCATAATGCGTAAAATTATTACCTGCTTCAATTTGTTGCTTTACATATGCTCTATCATATTCAGTTGCTTTTTCTAACTTTTGCTTTGCAGCTGTACCTGCTAAACCATCAATCTCCATTCCAAATTCGTACTGAAAATTGCGTAATGCCCAATACGTGCTCCATCCGAACACACCATCAATTTTTCCGTTATAAAATCCGATATACTGTAATCTTGCTTGTAACTCTATAACATCTTCACCAGTTGCACCATGCTGAATTACTTGGTCGCTAAATGCATGACTTGTGTTTATAGGTACAACGTTCGTAAAACTTAATAGTATACCTACGAAACTAAATAAGAAGATGCTTTTTTTAACTATATTCATCCTGCGCTCCTCCTAGATTCTTAGAAGTAATGATTTCTATCTTGTTATGTATTTTCGTGCGAAATAATGATTTTATACATTGAATTTAGTTAACTACATCGTTAATTCCATAAAAAAAGCAAGTATTCTCATTACGGTCTCGTAAGGAATACTTGCTATAAATCAGTCATATTCTCGCTTTTAACTTGATTACAAATTGGGATATATGGTTGATTTGCCACCTTCACTTTTTTCATTCCATTTAACCATAATATAACCATAAATGGTATTAATATATATATCCATCTACCTCCAGGAACAATTTGTAAAATATAATCATACAAGCCATGTAAGGTTACTGGAATGAAGAGGGCACTGATCATGACAGCTCGGGAATGTGTTGAATTAAACTTTGCCTTACCTAAATAATAACCCATGATCACACCAAATAAAGCATGTGAGGAAACGGGGAATATAGCTCTACCGATAGCATATTCAATTCCATGTGCAAATAAGTACAAGATATTCTCAAGTGTAGCGAAACCTAAACTAATTGCAACACCATATATTATTCCGTCGTAAACGGAATCAAAAGCAGTGAACTTGTAAATCGTATATATAAATATAAACCATTTAAAGAATTCTTCTAATAAACCGGTTAATATAAAAGAAGATACTAATGGAGACTGACCAATATTTTCAACTGAAAATGCATATTGAATAAACATTATTGGGAAAACAAGAAGAGCACCATATATAAAACTACGAATTATCGGTAAAAGTGGCTCCGTATTAAAACGGTCTTTCAAATAAAAAAAAGACATTAGAGCAAGTGCTGGTGCAATACCAGCAGATAAAAGTGCTACCATAATTCGGCACCCTCTTCCATAAAAATTACTTTCATCGTATCATGAAAGTATGAGACTTGAAAATACAAATAATAAAGTTGGTGCAAAATAATGAAAAATATTTTACTCATCCATACTGGTGGAACCATTGCAATGACAGAGAATGCGAATACTGGTTCTGTCTCCACTACCAATAGCCATCCCTTGGCAAGTGAAGATGCAATAATAAAGCAATTCGCAAAAGTAAATGACGACTATTTATTTGATTTACCCTCTCCACACATTACACCAGTTCATATGTTAAAACTAGGTCAACATATTGAAAGAAATTTAAAAACCAACACATACGATGGCATTGTAATTACACACGGTACAGATACGTTAGAGGAGACCGCTTATTTCTTAGATCTGTATTTGGAAACAAATAAACCAATTGTTATAACAGGTGCAATGCGTTCAAGCAATGAGATAGGATCAGATGGTTTATATAATTTAATTAGTGCTATCCGCGTTGCAAGTGCTGAAGAGTCTGAGGAAAAAGGAGTACTTGTTGTAATGAATGATGAAATTCATACTGCGGCATATGCAACAAAGACCTCAACAAGTAATATCGCAACCTTTAAAAGTCCGCAATTTGGACCTATAGGTATGCTAACGAAACAAACAGTTTATTTTTATCATAAATCGATTTCATTTGAAACGTATAAAGTAGAATCAATAACGAAACAAGTTCCCTTAATTAAGGCCTATGCTGGAATGGATCAAACATTATTTAATGCAGTAACTTCGATTTCATTAGATGGAATAGTTATAGAGGGGTTTGGCCAAGGAAATTTACCTCCAGCTATCGTAGATTCCATCGAACAACTTATTAAAAAGTCAATTCCAGTTGTTTTAGTATCACGAAGTTTTAAGGGAATTGTTCAACCAACATATGATTACCCTGGCGGTGGAAAACAATTAAAAAATGCCGGTGTTTTATTTGCGAAAGGTCTAACTGGTCAAAAGGCAAGAATCAAGTTACTTTTATTGCTTGAATCTAATTGTTCACTAGATCGGTTAGAAACGATATTTGAAGCGAAATAAAGCAGCACAATTGTGCTGCTTTATTTCATGCGTTTTTTTATTTTTTTTGCTATATCTTCAGCGATTAGAGGCCCATGAAATCGACCGTTTTCAATAAATATCTCATTGTTATTAAACCCAGCTGCAATAACACCAGCAATATATATATTTTCAACATTTGTTTCCATTGTTTCTTGATTAAATACAGGTCTTCCAGTTGCAATATCTACTTTAATAGCCATTTCTCTTAGGAAAGATTGATCAGGTTGATAACCAGTCATTGCAAAGACAAAATCTGCTTTTGCATGTTTCCGTTGTGTATGAACAGTAAAGTCTACCGTATCTTTCTTAATTTCTGTAATAATAGCATTAAATTCCATTGTTATCCTTCCTTTACTTGCTAGTGCAACAAATCCAGGTAATATCCATGGTTTAATGCTATCAGAGTAATCACTGCCCCGATAAAGTACAGTAATATGCGCCCCAGCTTTATGTAACTCTAACGCTGCATCAACGGCAGAATTTTTTCCACCAATGACGACAACGTTTTTATTGTAATAAGGATGACTTTCTTTGAAGTAATGACTTACATGGGAAAGTTCTTCCCCTTTTATACCCATTTCATTTGGTTGATCATAGTAACCAGTTGCAGCAATAACAAAACCAGCTTTGTAAACATTTTGTGAACCATTATTAGTTTCTGTATACAAAAGATAAGCGCCATCTTCATGTTTTACCTTTACTACTCGTTCGTAACTATTAATACGTAGCTCTCTTCTTCTTGCTACTTCACGATAATAGGCTAACGCTTGATTGCGGACAGGCTTTTTAAATTCTGTAATAAATGGTATTTCTCCAATTTCTAAACGATCACTGGAACTGAAAAATGTTTGGTGTGTTGGGTATTGATAAATAGCATTCACTACATTCCCCTTTTCAATTAGTAAAGGGTTAATGCCTTTGTCTTGTAATGCTATAGCTGCTGACATACCACAGGGACCAGCCCCAATAATAATAGCTTGCTCTTCTTGCATAGTAGATCCCCCTAGCAATTATTTCTTTTAGTTAGCAAAGTATTTGTTTAATTGTTCTACCGCGTTTTGTGACATAATTGTATTGCCGTATTCAATTAAACGATGGGATGTTAGAATACTAGGTGAAGCAAACTCGGACAAAATTGCTATAACATGTTCTCGGTTCATATCAACTACCTCTTCATCCGTCAATTCCATATAATAATTTCCGTCAAATGAATAAACCGTACCGCCTGTTATGCCAACTTGTTCTAAATGTATTGCTAATTGAATCAGATCCTCAAACGATTGGAATAGAAAGATCAATTCTTTACTTTCGTCCAACGTTACTTTCATTTCTATAAAATCTTCTTCATCTTCTTCATCTTCAACATCACTTTGTGTTACGATAATTAACATACCCTGTGCTTGCATTACGTGAACTTGCACCAATAATACACCTTCTAATTCAAATCCCAATTCATCACTAGCTTCATACATCATATCGTGAAATAAAGCTTGCATTCTGGGTAAATCTTTCCATAGATCTTCTTTTGTTAAACCTCTATCAACTAAATCATCAAAAGTCAGAAAAATTTTAAATTGATCAGAAGAAAGTCTTTCTAAACGCATGTTAATTACCCCCCTTATTAAATACCTTTATATTGTAATACGTAATTTATATCATAATATGTTATTGTATACGAATTTGTAACGAATACCAACCCATTAATAAGCAAAAAAATTTAATTGTTTGCAAATAAGGTACTTTCATTTAATTAAAAGTACCTTATTTGAAATTATATTATATAGTACAGGTAGCACGATTGAAAGCAAATAGATTTCAATACAGATGCCTTTACATATTCTTAATATCTAAAACACGAAAACCCGCTCTTTCTAATTTACTTTTCAGTTTACTCGTATCTACTTCCTCATTAACTTTTAAAACAATCCGTCTTGCTAATTTGTCTGTTTCGTCAAATGTTGTTATAGAAATAATATTAGCCTGTAGTTGTTTTAAAATGTCTGCTAATCTAGCAAAACGACCTTTTGATTCTTCAGAAGTAAACGCAATACGAACACCCGGTTTCTTCATTCCAAATACACTTTCAAACTGTTCAATTACATCAAAACGACTGATTATGCCAAGAAATTTTCTATCATCATTAACAACAGCTAATATCGGAAAGCCTTTAAAAGTTGTTAACGTATTTTCAAATACCTCATCTTCAGAAATATATACATTATGTTGTGTTAAAATATCTGTTACTTTTTTCGATTCCAGAAAATTAGTTTGATCAGAATTTTCTTGGAAAAACGCCTTATAAATATCTTGTTTTGAGATCATTCCTATAAAAATTTTATTCTCATCAACTACAGGCATCGCTTGAATACTTTCTTTATCCATCATTTCTATTGCACTTTTTAATGATTTATTTGGAGCTATTACAAAACATTTATGAATTGGTTTCATTGCACTTCTTACAAACACATTAAACACCTCATTTTTCATTTACTATTTTATTCCGTTTATTACGATAAAAAGATGTAATATTTATCATTATACACATAGGACACGCTTATATGCCATACATTGTAACATAGTTATTTTTTAGAGAAGGAGGTTCTATAAATGAATCAAACAAATACTAAATATTACTATCCTTATATCAGTCCGTTTGACCCCTGTCCCCCTATTATAAAAAAGAGTTATTCGACACCCCCTAACTTGTACATGGGATTTCAACCGCCAAATCTTGCACAATATCCTACAGCGCGTGAAGCACTGTTTGCAGGTACTTTATGGCCCGCACTATTTGATCCTTATCCACCTAAGAAAGGGAGAGAACAAACATGAGCACCCCTAAACAAATGCCTCAACAATACTATGATCTGTTAGAACAAATTCAAGCAATTGATTTTGTTCTAGTTGAACTTAATTTATATTTAGACACGCATCCCGAAGATATAGATGCTATTCAACAATTTAATCAATGTACATTAGAAAGCAAAAAATTAAAGAAAAATTTCGAAAAACAGTTTGGACCACTCATGCATTTTGGGAAAAGCTACTCTGGTTATCCATGGAATTGGGATGATGCACCATGGCCTTGGCAAGTGTAAAAGGAGGAAAACAATTTGTGGTATTATGAAAAGAAATTGCAATATCCAGTTCGCGTAACCGAATGTAATCCACGTTTAGCGAAATATCTTATCGAACAATATGGGGGGGCTGATGGGGAATTATCCGCGGCTTTACGATACCTAAACCAACGTTATACCATTCCAGATAAAGTAGTAGGTCTCTTAAATGATATTGGTACTGAGGAATTTGCTCATTTAGAAATGATAGCCACTATGATATATAAATTAACTAAAGATGCTACCCCAGAGCAAATGGAAAAAGCTGGTTTAGCCGCTCATTATGTTAATCATGATAGCGCGTTATATTACCAAAATGCTGCTGGTGCTCCTTGGACTGCTTCCTATATTCAAGCAAAAGGTGATCCGATTGCAGATATCTATGAAGATATTGCAGCAGAAGAAAAAGCACGTGCCACATATCAATGGATTATCAATGTATCGGATGATCCGCAATTAAATGACAGTTTGAAGTTTTTACGTGAACGAGAAATTGTACATTCTCAACGTTTTAGAGAAGCTGCTCAAATATTAATTGATGAAAAAGATAAAAAACAATTTTTTTAAATAATCCTCACTAAAATAATAGACGTAAACATTACAGGTTTCACGCGCTCAAAAAGTATATTACACTTTCTACAGGCACAGGGCAAGTATAGATGAAAGGCAATAATGCTTAGTAATCAATAAAAAGAACTGAAGGTTTTCATTCTACTATCTTCAGTTCTTTTTCATTGGGTAAAAAAAGTTTTTGACCCGGTGTGATAACATTTGAATCTAACTCATTCAATACACGTAAAGAACTAACAACGCTTGTTCTTTGATAATAATTTTCTGCAATTGAAATTAATGTATCACTTTCTGTTACATGATAGTATCTGCCAGTCACTTCAACAAATTCGTTCTCATTGGTATCCTTCACTATAGAAATAGTCACTTCGTTCGATAAATCTTGATTTATCGGAATAACCGTAACTGTTTCCCCTCCAGGAAGTGAATAGACTGCATTCTCTTCATTAACCGATTTAAACCATTCTTCTCCCCATACCTGATATGTTAAAACTAAACCTACAATAATAATAAATAAGACCATTAAAAAACGAATAAACAAAAAATTTATCTTCCATTTTGTTTTTGCTTTTTTATCTGCATGTACGTAGCTCCGTGGTGGTAAATCTAAAATATCAATGTTTGGCTCATCTTCCTCTAATTTTTCAGGAGTAGCACTTGGTTGTTCAGTAGCAGTAGAGTCACGTTGAATTTGATTCATTTGCTCGCGTAGTCTCATTGCTTGATCTTCTCTATAGTCACTCATCTTTAACCCCTCCTAAAAAACGTAAGTATAAAGCTAAACTGCAGTCAATAACAAAATGCATGATGATCGTTACACCAAGATTATTTGTAATTTCAAACATAAAACCAATATAGAAACTTAGCATAACAACACTAATAAATAAAACAGGCTTAAACAAATACCGGATATGAATAAAAGCAAATAGTAAACTCGTTGCGATATAGCCAATACTAGGCTGCAATACCCCACGAAACAATACCTCTTCTGCTATTGCAACAAACATTGTTAACATAATAATTTGGTAGATATTACTTCCTCTAAATATTTTTTCGTTAATACCGCCATCATCCCAATAGCGTTTAGGCAGGGTCTTATACATAACCATATCGATTATCACAACAATAAAACCTGGTAGTAAACCATACAGCATTATTTCAGTGACAGACCCCTCAAACAGTTCTGAAAAAAAGGTAAATGAACCATAAATAAACCAAGCACAGATAAGACTTATAATAAGCAGGAGACTTTGTGATATATAAACTTGTTGTCTGACTTGTTTACTAGTCATAGTAGCAATAATAGCTGCTTGTTTATTTTTCATTTACTTCCCTCTCGAAAAAACAAATTTGCTAATTCGATCTCCCAACTACTTTCTATAAGTTGCTTTGATTCAATGATTGGTTCCCATTTATTAAATTCAAAATCACAGTAATCACAGCAGAGATACTTTGCTTTTGAACAATTAGGTTGAAACGCTTGATATAATCGTTCTCTTCTACAAGACTCACAGGTAACCCATGTTAACATTTCATCTAATTTGTTTATTTTGTAGTTTGTTCTTTCTATAATTCTTTGTGTTATTACGTCAACTATTTCTCTCTTCTTATCATATATCGGCAAAATACGATTTTCTTTAATCATATCATGTTTTTCTAGTTGATAATGTAAAAATCGCCATTGTGTCTCATTTATTTGAAACTCTTCTAATAATAATGGGCTACCTAAATCAATAGACTTTTCTGATCTTGCTAGTGAATCAAGTCTATTGATAATTATAGGAATTTGTTCAGTTGTTGGCAACTCTGACTCAATTAAGCGCTTTGGTAAAATATCATCGTAAGGTGCATGCAATACTAGACTGACACTAGACAATCCATCTCTACCTGCCCTACCAATTTCTTGAATAAATGATTCAATTTGCGTTGGAATATGATAGTGTACTACGAGACGTACATTTGATTTATCAATACCCATTCCAAATGCACTCGTACAACATATGACATCTAATTGATTCTCCATAAATTGCTGTTGAATTAAAATGCGATCTACTTGTTCCATCCCACCGTGATAAAAGGCAATACGAAGTTCCGTTAGACTATCTCTTAACTGACTTGCAACAAACTCAGCTTCCTTTTTACTGGAGAAATAAATCATAGTTGGAACTGGGAATTTCCCTAATAATCTTTTTAAATAGTTTACTTTTTCTTGTTTTGATTGAAGAGCTTGAACTGTAAACGCAATATTATCTCGATCCATTGGATAGACATGCTTATTTAAATGAGCGTTATTCAATTGTTTAGCAATATCCTTTTGAACTTCAGGTGTTGCTGTTGCGCTCAGTGCTAATATCGGTGGATTATTCAACGCTTCTATAACCGGGTTTAGTTTAAGGTAATCAGGTCTGAATTCATGTCCCCATTGAGATATGCAATGTGCTTCATCAATAACAAACAGCGATATTTTCAATCTTTTTAATCGCTCCAATAAACGATCGTTTTGTAACATTTCTGGTGAAAGATAGATTAATTTATAAGAATCCAATTGATCAAATAAAAAGTGTCTTTCCTTGTGGTCAACAAAACTATTTATTGCTACAACCTGCTTAAATCCCCTTGCTTTTAACTGTTTTACTTGGTCTGACATAAGAGATAGAAGTGGCGATACGACAATGACGGTGTTATCTCCCTTAATAGCAGGAATTTGATAACAAATTGATTTCCCTGAACCTGTAGGTAAAACCCCTAAGACATTATTCCCCGCTAAAACATCTTCAATAATTTCCTTTTGTCCAGTTCGAAAAGCATTATAGCCAAAATACTCTTGTAATAGCTTTTCTAATTGACTCATTTCAATAAATCCTCCTTCTGCACAAGATCAGCATATGTTAATACGAGGCGAATTTGAAAATAACTAAAATTATTTCCTGCCATTTCTTTGATTTGTTTTAATTTTACTGTTTTATTATTTCTTATTGCAGCAAGTATTATTGTAAATGACTCTTGATCAACATAAGGCTTAATTGAAAAGTCGGGATCAATATAAGCAATTTCAACAATATGATCTTCTATAGTATTTATTTTCAGTTGTCTAATTTGGGAAATTTGCTCAACATCGAATCCTTTTTTTACTAAAATAAACGTTTTTTCTGCTGAATTCGTAATGAATTTCTTCGATGTCTTTGTAAATTG
The nucleotide sequence above comes from Paraliobacillus zengyii. Encoded proteins:
- a CDS encoding RecQ family ATP-dependent DNA helicase, whose protein sequence is MSQLEKLLQEYFGYNAFRTGQKEIIEDVLAGNNVLGVLPTGSGKSICYQIPAIKGDNTVIVVSPLLSLMSDQVKQLKARGFKQVVAINSFVDHKERHFLFDQLDSYKLIYLSPEMLQNDRLLERLKRLKISLFVIDEAHCISQWGHEFRPDYLKLNPVIEALNNPPILALSATATPEVQKDIAKQLNNAHLNKHVYPMDRDNIAFTVQALQSKQEKVNYLKRLLGKFPVPTMIYFSSKKEAEFVASQLRDSLTELRIAFYHGGMEQVDRILIQQQFMENQLDVICCTSAFGMGIDKSNVRLVVHYHIPTQIESFIQEIGRAGRDGLSSVSLVLHAPYDDILPKRLIESELPTTEQIPIIINRLDSLARSEKSIDLGSPLLLEEFQINETQWRFLHYQLEKHDMIKENRILPIYDKKREIVDVITQRIIERTNYKINKLDEMLTWVTCESCRRERLYQAFQPNCSKAKYLCCDYCDFEFNKWEPIIESKQLIESSWEIELANLFFREGSK